One genomic window of Oncorhynchus kisutch isolate 150728-3 linkage group LG24, Okis_V2, whole genome shotgun sequence includes the following:
- the LOC109869612 gene encoding probable nuclear hormone receptor HR38 isoform X1: MCSQDLNNRTAEQLQMQEMNVPPHGAQPYENSLYNSESLNLDLTSRLAMDVSSHTDQLSSPSLTSINSLVGTYNGEFNACQIATAPTTASDPEPPFKIDDFQVYGCYPGTLALSYFDEALSSGGSDFFGSPVSAQSPCTPGFQTQPASVWDSPFGPYSPNPGSWMADKTALTQPSSFFTFCPGSVEDLSPLGQPQLAEQDPFSLGHQHPSTLSFSPLTQEPGTLDVSGLIEGRMSAKPHSPTENEGLCAVCADNASCQHYGVRTCEGCKGFFKRTVQKKSKYVCLANKDCPVDKRRRNRCQFCRFQKCLAVGMVKEVVRTDSLKGRRGRLPSKPKAVQGLSSAVSRVDIIASLVREYIESNSGVEKLDYSKYQETVASLSEKEDTCDIKQFYNLLTESMEVIRKWAESIPGFTAFCSEDQELLLESAFLELFILRLAYRSNPETDKLIFCNGMVLHRMQCIRGFGDWIDSIMDFSQSLHRMNLDVSSFSCLTTLVIITDRHGLKDPKRVEEFQSQLITCLRDHVSSCAPDSTGPNYLSRLLGKLPELRTLCTQGLQRIFYLKLEDLVPPPPIVDRMTMDILPL, from the exons ATGTGTTCCCAAGATCTCAATAACAGAACTGCAGAGCAACTTCAGATGCAAG AAATGAATGTCCCCCCACATGGAGCTCAGCCTTATGAGAACAGCCTCTACAACTCAGAGTCTCTGAACCTGGACCTTACCTCCAGGTTAGCTATGGATGTGAGTAGTCATACGGACCagctctcttccccttctctgaCTAGCATCAACTCCCTGGTGGGCACTTACAATGGAGAGTTTAATGCCTGTCAGATTGCCACAGCTCCTACCACCGCCTCGGACCCTGAGCCGCCCTTCAAAATTGATGACTTCCAGGTTTACGGCTGCTACCCTGGCACCTTGGCCCTGAGCTACTTCGACGAAGCCCTGTCTTCTGGTGGCTCTGACTTTTTCGGCAGCCCTGTGTCAGCCCAGTCTCCCTGTACTCCAGGTTTCCAGACCCAGCCTGCGTCAGTTTGGGACTCGCCCTTCGGTCCATACTCTCCCAACCCAGGCAGCTGGATGGCTGATAAGACTGCATTAACACAGCCATCCTCTTTCTTCACCTTCTGTCCCGGCTCAGTTGAGGATCTGTCTCCTCTGGGCCAGCCCCAGCTGGCTGAGCAAGACCCCTTCTCTCTGGGCCATCAGcacccctccaccctgtcctTCTCCCCTCTAACCCAGGAGCCAGGCACCCTAGATGTCTCAGGCCTCATTGAAGGGAGAATGTCTGCGAAACCGCACAGCCCTACTGAAAACGAGGGTCTCTGTGCTGTTTGTGCGGACAACGCCTCCTGCCAGCACTATGGGGTTCGCACCTGTGAGGGCTGCAAAGGTTTTTTCAAG CGTACTGTACAGAAAAAATCTAAATACGTGTGCCTTGCAAACAAGGACTGTCCAGTTGACAAGCGGCGACGGAACCGCTGCCAATTCTGTCGTTTCCAGAAGTGCCTGGCAGTAGGCATGGTGAAAGAAG TTGTGAGAACAGATAGCTTAAAAGGTCGAAGAGGTCGTCTGCCCTCCAAGCCAAAAGCAGTCCAGGGCCTATCGTCTGCTGTGTCTCGAGTCGACATCATTGCCTCTCTTGTGAGAGAATACATTGAATCAAACTCTGGTGTTGAGAAACTGGACTACTCCAAG TACCAGGAGACTGTGGCCAGTCTGTCAGAGAAAGAGGACACTTGTGACATCAAACAGTTCTACAACCTCCTCACGGAGTCCATGGAAGTGATCAGGAAGTGGGCTGAGAGCATCCCTGGGTTCACCGCCTTCTGCTCCGAGGACCAGGAGCTGCTATTGGAGTCAGCCTTCTTAGAACTGTTCATCTTGCGACTAGCATACAG GTCCAACCCTGAGACGGACAAGCTGATTTTCTGCAATGGCATGGTGCTTCACCGGATGCAGTGTATACGGGGCTTCGGTGACTGGATAGACTCCATCATGGACTTCTCCCAGAGCCTCCACCGCATGAACCTGGACGTGTCATCCTTCTCCTGCCTCACAACTCTGGTCATAATCACTG ACCGCCACGGCCTGAAGGATCCAAAGCGGGTGGAGGAGTTCCAGAGCCAGCTAATCACCTGTCTCAGAGATCACGTCTCCAGCTGCGCCCCCGACTCCACTGGGCCCAACTACCTGTCCCGCCTTCTGGGAAAACTGCCTGAGCTACGGACTCTCTGCACCCAGGGCCTGCAACGCATCTTCTATCTCAAGCTTGAGGACTTGGTCCCACCACCCCCCATAGTTGACAGAATGACCATGGACATTCTGCCTTTATGA
- the LOC109869612 gene encoding nuclear receptor subfamily 4 group A member 1 isoform X2 gives MNVPPHGAQPYENSLYNSESLNLDLTSRLAMDVSSHTDQLSSPSLTSINSLVGTYNGEFNACQIATAPTTASDPEPPFKIDDFQVYGCYPGTLALSYFDEALSSGGSDFFGSPVSAQSPCTPGFQTQPASVWDSPFGPYSPNPGSWMADKTALTQPSSFFTFCPGSVEDLSPLGQPQLAEQDPFSLGHQHPSTLSFSPLTQEPGTLDVSGLIEGRMSAKPHSPTENEGLCAVCADNASCQHYGVRTCEGCKGFFKRTVQKKSKYVCLANKDCPVDKRRRNRCQFCRFQKCLAVGMVKEVVRTDSLKGRRGRLPSKPKAVQGLSSAVSRVDIIASLVREYIESNSGVEKLDYSKYQETVASLSEKEDTCDIKQFYNLLTESMEVIRKWAESIPGFTAFCSEDQELLLESAFLELFILRLAYRSNPETDKLIFCNGMVLHRMQCIRGFGDWIDSIMDFSQSLHRMNLDVSSFSCLTTLVIITDRHGLKDPKRVEEFQSQLITCLRDHVSSCAPDSTGPNYLSRLLGKLPELRTLCTQGLQRIFYLKLEDLVPPPPIVDRMTMDILPL, from the exons ATGAATGTCCCCCCACATGGAGCTCAGCCTTATGAGAACAGCCTCTACAACTCAGAGTCTCTGAACCTGGACCTTACCTCCAGGTTAGCTATGGATGTGAGTAGTCATACGGACCagctctcttccccttctctgaCTAGCATCAACTCCCTGGTGGGCACTTACAATGGAGAGTTTAATGCCTGTCAGATTGCCACAGCTCCTACCACCGCCTCGGACCCTGAGCCGCCCTTCAAAATTGATGACTTCCAGGTTTACGGCTGCTACCCTGGCACCTTGGCCCTGAGCTACTTCGACGAAGCCCTGTCTTCTGGTGGCTCTGACTTTTTCGGCAGCCCTGTGTCAGCCCAGTCTCCCTGTACTCCAGGTTTCCAGACCCAGCCTGCGTCAGTTTGGGACTCGCCCTTCGGTCCATACTCTCCCAACCCAGGCAGCTGGATGGCTGATAAGACTGCATTAACACAGCCATCCTCTTTCTTCACCTTCTGTCCCGGCTCAGTTGAGGATCTGTCTCCTCTGGGCCAGCCCCAGCTGGCTGAGCAAGACCCCTTCTCTCTGGGCCATCAGcacccctccaccctgtcctTCTCCCCTCTAACCCAGGAGCCAGGCACCCTAGATGTCTCAGGCCTCATTGAAGGGAGAATGTCTGCGAAACCGCACAGCCCTACTGAAAACGAGGGTCTCTGTGCTGTTTGTGCGGACAACGCCTCCTGCCAGCACTATGGGGTTCGCACCTGTGAGGGCTGCAAAGGTTTTTTCAAG CGTACTGTACAGAAAAAATCTAAATACGTGTGCCTTGCAAACAAGGACTGTCCAGTTGACAAGCGGCGACGGAACCGCTGCCAATTCTGTCGTTTCCAGAAGTGCCTGGCAGTAGGCATGGTGAAAGAAG TTGTGAGAACAGATAGCTTAAAAGGTCGAAGAGGTCGTCTGCCCTCCAAGCCAAAAGCAGTCCAGGGCCTATCGTCTGCTGTGTCTCGAGTCGACATCATTGCCTCTCTTGTGAGAGAATACATTGAATCAAACTCTGGTGTTGAGAAACTGGACTACTCCAAG TACCAGGAGACTGTGGCCAGTCTGTCAGAGAAAGAGGACACTTGTGACATCAAACAGTTCTACAACCTCCTCACGGAGTCCATGGAAGTGATCAGGAAGTGGGCTGAGAGCATCCCTGGGTTCACCGCCTTCTGCTCCGAGGACCAGGAGCTGCTATTGGAGTCAGCCTTCTTAGAACTGTTCATCTTGCGACTAGCATACAG GTCCAACCCTGAGACGGACAAGCTGATTTTCTGCAATGGCATGGTGCTTCACCGGATGCAGTGTATACGGGGCTTCGGTGACTGGATAGACTCCATCATGGACTTCTCCCAGAGCCTCCACCGCATGAACCTGGACGTGTCATCCTTCTCCTGCCTCACAACTCTGGTCATAATCACTG ACCGCCACGGCCTGAAGGATCCAAAGCGGGTGGAGGAGTTCCAGAGCCAGCTAATCACCTGTCTCAGAGATCACGTCTCCAGCTGCGCCCCCGACTCCACTGGGCCCAACTACCTGTCCCGCCTTCTGGGAAAACTGCCTGAGCTACGGACTCTCTGCACCCAGGGCCTGCAACGCATCTTCTATCTCAAGCTTGAGGACTTGGTCCCACCACCCCCCATAGTTGACAGAATGACCATGGACATTCTGCCTTTATGA